CGTAGCTAAGTTGCCCTTACTTTTACATCATAAGTTTAAAGTAAATGGCCCAAGAGCctgaataggtacctatcagacaagccgatgggaatcgatttctatggacgctccgccactgaTACACACGTAGTTGTGATGGTTAGTTCATTTTAAACCAATTCCCAATTCATAGTATACTTTGGACTGAAATCATAGTTTACAAAGGTTGTTTATAATTTGCATATCATTCTTTACACTTCATGATTTTGTCTTTTCTGTAATGCCGTACGTGCCCTCTAGTTAGTACAATTGCCTAATTTGTAAAAGCAAAAGAAATTAACCATACTCAATAATGCATCTATCAGTTCATATTCTCTTACATTTTAAAATGCAAACATTTCAACATCTATCGGTTAAATATGCTTATTCAGAATATGCTATCTAAAAGCGATCCCTTAAACTTATTTAAAGTCTTCTCTTCCAATTCAGTTAGTTTAGTTTCAAGATCTTTCTTCTTTTCATTATTAACTACTTGTATTGTCTCATCCTTATTTTCCTCTAAATTGGGTACTTCTATCTTACTATTACTTACACTTACAACGTCTGCATCATTCTCTGTACTCACATTTACACCATTATTAGCCTTTCCTGTAGCCGAATCACTTTCCGTAACCCTAACATCAATATTCCCATAACTTTCTTCAATACTTTTATCATTTTCATTATTAACTATATCATTTATCGCATTCTGATAGTCAGCGGTGCAAACGTCTGTATTCTCCTCTGTGATAGGAACCTCACCGTTCAATCTTTCATTTCTAACTATATCTTTCAAATTCTCTGTATCAGACTTTATCATCGCTTGGAAATCCATGAATTCTTCAACACCTTCTCCTGTTATCGGTTTTTCGTTTTTTATGAAGCTTTCTACGTCCATCTCTTTATCTCTGTAGTAGTCCTTGGATGTGATAGTGGAGTTCCTCTCTGTGGGTTCGGTTCTCGGTATTTTGGCCGCGTGGTTGGACTCCGCTTCAATTCTGGCTTTGGAGCGCTTTATCTTCGTCCCGGTTGCGTCTTTGTTTTTCCGTGATATCCGCGGTGGTTCAATTACTATCGGTGCGGGAGGTGCTTGTGTCTGAAAATGAATGGAAtccactttatttttttattatattagtaaAATACTAGTTGCCATCTGGGTTTGATGGTTTTTGGATGGCAAACTAGCGCCTATGCAAAATTTGGTATTAGAACAATTCCCTCTCCTCCTCTGCCTCTTCCACTGAAACTACTGATTCATGGTGAAACGGGTAGTGTTGTTCTCTTGTAGAAGAAGTGGCATATAAAGTAGGGTTTTACGGTTAAAccatattaaaatacataataattcagccgaaatacgtcccactgctgcgcacatgcctcctctcatgcgcgagaggacttgacctatagtccccacgctggcccaaccCGGGTTGGGGactttacatacatattaacaGTTTTTAAACCATAATAGAGTCATCCTAATCCCGCATACTGTCAATTTATTATAAATGAATCTGGCTACATACCTCTGGTTTCTTAAACGGCGTGAAATTCTTGCTTCTAAATACAATTCCTTCAAAGATAAAATCTAGTAAATAGGCTTTTTTGTCGAAATCCGCGGGTCCATTTTTATGTCCCGTGACTTGTTTGATGTCGAACTCGGGTCCTTTGGGGAACATCCATTGGTATATCGAAGCAAAGGTGATCAAATTTTCctgtaacaataataaaaacaatttagtCCGCATTATAAAATGAAGTGACATACGTTCAGGTGAATTTGTCATTTTAGTATAGTAAAACCAGGTGTATCgtaatttagaaaaatgtatggTCCTATCTAGCCCGATATAATTTTACATGAACCATTACAGTAGACATAATCTTCATGTCGGTCACTGGCGAGATATATGTTATCTTCAAGtcggcagggtcgccatgaccCTCGACTAGACAGTTTCCTACAGATAAAAACTAATATATCTCACGAATGAAGACATATCtctaaatgtttttatttgtgagaTATATTATTATCTAGAAGTCCGTCTGTAGAATGTAGACCCCTCGGCAGGGTCGCTATGACACCCGTCTACAGTTTTCTATCGTCCTCTCTACACATACCTTCATGCCCTCATTAGTGAGATATATCTTGAGGTCTGAAGGCCCCGCGTCAGGGTCGCCATGACACCCGTCTACAGTTTTCGATCGTCCTCtctcttagagaatataaccaacggagtggtcattaacaggcgttcccctctgtcgaaaaaaggcggccaatggtcaaccacatgtatggactgacgtttatctgacatgacgtacctattcatttgatgtgcccctccctcgcaaaaaacggcagactattttgtaccgaaaattatagacatggcgtctccgttggttattcATATTTGGTTGTGTTGGTCATATGGTTGGTTGGTATGGTTATTCTCTAAGTCCTCTCTACACATACACCCGTCTACAGTTTTCTATCGTCCTCTGTACACACATACCTTCATGTCCTCATTAGTGAGGTATATCTTGAAGTCCGCCTGCAGCTCTTTCGGCAGGTCGTCGTCTACCACGACCACGGACCAGGTCCGGCGGCAGAGCGACGGCAGCTGCTGTCGCGTGTTCACGAAAATGGATTTCTTCACGTACGGGTTGGAGGACTCGAAGATTACATCTggagtttaataaaaaaaaggtaaGTTTCTATTGACAATAAGTTAAAATGACAATTGATTTTAGTGTTAATACAACATAATTAAATGCTCCATCTACCGCTATTGTAAATGaactttataattataactcaACCAACcaattaaaaatatgacatGTTAATGCCATTTTAAAATCGATTGTCCGAGATAccaagacaatttttttttgttatttcaaGTAATCATCTAATGACCGGTCTAAAAACTAAATATCAGCAAATTTAAAATATCAATTTAAATTCTTCATCATCATGAGATAAGTCTAGGTTTTATTTAGTAACAAACAACCTAAgttctttttaattgttttacctagtcagtaatatttattttaaataatgctTTATTTCCTTTAAATTGAGAGTATTAAGTAACGTATTTCAAAATTACATCTAAGATACAAGTACGGGGAAAAATCTGAAACctataatttgtaaaaaaacaagttcaaattgtacggaaccctcgatgggcgagtccgactcgcactgtGAGTGTACCTACTGACCTTCCGTGGTGGCCCAGGTGTGGAAGTGGTGTCGCCAGTGTTGTAACTCCCCCGCGCGACACAGCACGAGCGCGGGCGACGGCAGTATCTGCCGCAGCGCCTGCAGGAACAGCACCGCCACCACCGTCTTCCCGTAGCCGCTGGGGTCGTTGAGGATCACGCCGCCCGTTGTTCGCTGTAGGCCCTCTGTACTGACCTTCCGTGGTGGTCAAGGTGTGGAAGTGGTATCGCCAGTGTTGTAACTCCCCGCGCGCCACTGTACGTGCGCTGTGGAACGGTAACTCATATGTGAGTGTACTGACCTTCCGTAGTGGCCCAGGTGTGGAAGTGGTGTCGCCAGTGTTGCAATTCCCCCGCGCGACACAGCACGAGCGCGGGCGACGGCAGTATCTGCCGCAGCGCCTGCAAGAACAGTACAGCCACCACCGTCTTCCCGTAGCCGCTGGGGTCGTTGAGGATCACGCCACCCGTTTTCTAAAAATTATTAGATTACATTAATTGTTTTTCAAtataagacacgtcaagattgtttaccttttttagggttacgtacccaaagggtaaaacgggaccctattactaagactccgctgtcagtccgtccgtccgtccgtccttctgtcaccaggctgtatctcacgaaccgtgatagctagacagttgaaattttcacagatgatgtatttctgttgccgctataacaacaaatactaaaaagtacggaaccctcggtgggcgagtccgactcgaacttgtccggtttttttctaatgctaaacaaacgaactataattttaCCTTTTTAAATTGGGCATACAGCATCCGGAGAGCGTCCACCTGATGCTGCATTAGCTGGTGATGGTCCACATAGATGTCGTCCGCCTTTGAGAGGTACAGCCGCTCCTTTATCTTAATGTCAGTCATTGTCAATTAATTACCTGCAAGTcgaaataatttattaacaccctgttttagggttccatagtcCACTAGGTCTGGTTGTACGCAACTTTGCTCTGTGTTTGTCAGTGCTAGAAACTCTAGAAAGCTATAAATTGGCATGGGTAGACACATCATTCATGGCAACAAAGCAGTAAAATTAAGGGTACGTGGAAAGAACATGTTTAGTCACTTTTTTGTAAAATGAGATTTTAACAACAAAATATTAGAGTTGCAACAGATAGTTCTTTgtccggatatccggtatccggccgccgaatattcggccagcggaactatacaaacatttcggtttttcaggtgcgcattctgcaggtttgacctgtttcctagtaaacattcgcgcggactcatttctaggtacgaaatgagtgcgcgtgcaagtcagtggaatgattaaattgttttaaaataataaacaagaactattatgaccgtgtctgtttcttaaatccaattggtttactccaaaatcaagcaatattactatccggatagtaaaataatggccgg
The sequence above is a segment of the Cydia fagiglandana chromosome 9, ilCydFagi1.1, whole genome shotgun sequence genome. Coding sequences within it:
- the LOC134667752 gene encoding uncharacterized protein LOC134667752; amino-acid sequence: MTDIKIKERLYLSKADDIYVDHHQLMQHQVDALRMLYAQFKKKTGGVILNDPSGYGKTVVAVLFLQALRQILPSPALVLCRAGELQHWRHHFHTWATTEEGLQRTTGGVILNDPSGYGKTVVAVLFLQALRQILPSPALVLCRAGELQHWRHHFHTWATTEDVIFESSNPYVKKSIFVNTRQQLPSLCRRTWSVVVVDDDLPKELQADFKIYLTNEDMKENLITFASIYQWMFPKGPEFDIKQVTGHKNGPADFDKKAYLLDFIFEGIVFRSKNFTPFKKPETQAPPAPIVIEPPRISRKNKDATGTKIKRSKARIEAESNHAAKIPRTEPTERNSTITSKDYYRDKEMDVESFIKNEKPITGEGVEEFMDFQAMIKSDTENLKDIVRNERLNGEVPITEENTDVCTADYQNAINDIVNNENDKSIEESYGNIDVRVTESDSATGKANNGVNVSTENDADVVSVSNSKIEVPNLEENKDETIQVVNNEKKKDLETKLTELEEKTLNKFKGSLLDSIF